In Spinacia oleracea cultivar Varoflay chromosome 5, BTI_SOV_V1, whole genome shotgun sequence, a single window of DNA contains:
- the LOC110799827 gene encoding uncharacterized protein, with the protein MSAIWLLLRYGSHSFDIRVGDMEKYRLLKLFLDIFEESVKQDVFLPSTFSLYVEGPCGKVELNDDKTLRLLWGWNWGKDTAEIWVEGTDKPGLVFRNAVATIENHRKEKERQLKERQEELLRAQREEEEAIRKQQEREDILREIQEQMEYTVAMEVPVVDCEDMKVEYVRVISKDDADEVFPGCSQPKQTQESPKKQPTPPKHTNHVASKSKGKDKPASKKLTPKRRASAKQPTPQKQPTPPKQPTKQPTPPPPPPPPQKEPTQPKQQQHTPPPEHPTSPPQQQQHTPPPEHPTSPPQHHTPPPPPQNPTPPQNNQTDEPNNQAPPDQAQPVKKKGGRARPEGFRVNKVTAKKAGTWVSKGKGKGRKGTGRSKTPGVFADVGEICSEEESEDSDYEESDSEQEDVLNDWIDSDVDDEVIPDDIPDLGFEDCLNGSSKMDKAYKNGKIWTDQPYGSIKLEPWLIFHDKATFLEVLRSYCIQEGFGLSVERADNRRYTAVCAVESCDWRIHASRLFDNVSWAIKVISGSHRTCGRLEENPVVTSEWLCKHMLGEIEANPEIPVETLRRYAQEKFQLRVKKRLLYKVRSMAKGKLHGGWAEAYELLPRYAEMIKQTNPGSHALITWGASSGDVNPKFRACFFSFAAQVRGFLRGCRPIIGIDEAHLSGFYKGILLTAVGIDGNNEIFVLAYGIVDTESCDSWTYFMRCLRQMFEQEGCNRDDWTFISDRMKGVELAVRETFPRATRRVCCQHLYMNCKNNGFSGSAFHKLFWIAANAYNEYVFGKAMEKISEYNANATAYLNSCIEQWSRHKFDSTVCCDHNTTNFVESFNACTKPFRDMPVFSLLEGITLLIIFMHNITPEHTLIQFNKIADPFLFLLSFFGTHSHSNSTNSLLFSILTPHTPSLHHSCLISHINFTLNLFTFTNSSLSQTVVMMSKRSKKGPNAPTNKRKAPPPPDFETYDIEFQEQRSLGYFEELSKRTIRPTKFYHEKTVKDLGI; encoded by the exons ATGAGTGCTATTTGGTTGTTACTACGTTATGGGTCACATAGTTTTGATATTAGAGTGGGAGACATGGAAAAATATCGTTTGTTGAAGTTGTTTCTTGATATCTTTGAGGAATCAGTTAAGCAAGATGTTTTTTTGCCTAGTACCTTTAGCTTGTATGTTGAGGGTCCTTGTGGTAAGGTTGAATTGAATGATGATAAGACTTTAAGGCTTCTGTGGGGATGGAATTGGGGTAAAGACACTGCTGAAATTTGGGTTGAGGGAACAGATAAACCAGGATTGGTGTTTAGGAATGCTGTTGCAACAATTGAGAATCATAGAAAGGAAAAAGAGAGACAACTTAAGGAGAGACAAGAGGAACTGTTGAGGGCTCaaagagaggaggaagaggCAATAAGGAAACAACAGGAAAGGGAGGACATTTTGAGGGAAATACAGGAACAAATGGAGTACACTGTGGCTATGGAGGTCCCTGTTGTTGATTGTGAGGACATGAAGGTTGAGTATGTGAGAGTCATTAGCAAAGATGATGCTGATGAGGTGTTTCCAGGTTGCTCTCAACCAAAACAAACACAAGAATCCCCAAAGAAACAACCCACCCCACCCAAACACACAAATCATGTTGCTTCTAAGTCAAAAGGCAAGGATAAGCCTGCTTCTAAGAAACTAACCCCCAAAAGGAGGGCATCAGCTAAACAACCCACCCCACAGAAACAACCCACCCCACCTAAACAACCCACCAAACAACCTacaccaccacccccaccaccCCCACCACAGAAAGAACCCACCCaaccaaaacaacaacaacacacaccacCACCAGAACATCCCACCTCtccaccacaacaacaacaacacacaccacCACCAGAACATCCCACCTCTCCACCACAACATCAcacccctccaccaccaccacaaaatCCCACTCCACCACAGAACAACCAAACTGATGAGCCTAACAATCAAGCACCACCTGATCAAGCTCAGCCAGTGAAAAAGAAGGGGGGCAGAGCTAGACCTGAGGGGTTTAGGGTTAACAAAGTCACTGCTAAGAAGGCTGGAACTTGGGTTTCCAAGGGAAAGGGAAAAGGGAGAAAGGGTACAGGAAGGTCTAAGACACCAGGGGTTTTTGCTGATGTTGGTGAGATATGTTCAGAAGAGGAGAGTGAGGATTCTGATTATGAGGAATCAGATTCTGAACAAGAGGATGTTCTGAATGATTGGATTGATtctgatgttgatgatgaggtGATTCCTGATGATATTCCTGATTTGGGGTTTGAGGATTGTCTAAATGGTTCCTCAAAGATGGATAAGGCCTATAAAAATGGCAAAATATGGACTGATCAACCATATGGGTCCATTAAGTTAGAACCCTGGTTGATCTTTCATGATAAGGCCACATTTCTTGAAGTGTTGAGAAGTTACTGCATACAGGAGGGGTTTGGGCTTAGTGTTGAGAGGGCTGATAATAGGAGGTACACAGCAGTGTGTGCAGTGGAGTCATGTGACTGGAGGATACATGCCAGTAGGTTGTTTGACAATGTTAGCTGGGCCATTAAGGTGATCAGTGGGTCTCACAGAACTTGTGGGAGGCTTGAGGAGAATCCAGTAGTGACCTCTGAGTGGTTGTGTAAGCATATGTTGGGGGAAATAGAGGCAAATCCAGAGATTCCAGTGGAGACATTGAGGAGGTATGCACAGGAGAAGTTTCAGTTGAGGGTGAAAAAGAGGCTATTGTACAAGGTCAGGAGTATGGCAAAGGGAAAGCTGCATGGTGGTTGGGCTGAAGCATATGAGCTGTTGCCTAGATATGCTGAGATGATTAAGCAAACAAACCCAGGGAGTCATGCACTTATAACATGGGGGGCCAGTAGTGGGGATGTGAACCCAAAATTCAGAGCTTGCTTCTTCTCATTTGCTGCACAAGTCAGGGGGTTTCTAAGGGGTTGTAGGCCCATAATTGGAATAGATGAGGCTCATTTAAGTGGTTTCTACAAGGGCATTCTACTGACAGCAGTTGGCATAGATGGGAATAATGAAATTTTTGTTCTTGCCTATGGGATAGTAGACACTGAGAGTTGTGACAGTTGGACCTACTTCATGAGATGTTTGAGGCAAATGTTTGAGCAGGAGGGTTGCAACAGAGATGATTGGACCTTCATCAGTGATAGGATGAAG GGTGTTGAGTTGGCAGTTAGAGAAACTTTTCCTAGAGCAACTAGGAGAGTTTGCTGCCAACACCTATACATGAATTGTAAGAACAATGGCTTCAGTGGATCTGCATTCCACAAGCTATTTTGGATAGCTGCTAATGCATACAATGAGTATGTGTTTGGTAAGGCCATGGAAAAGATCAGTGAGTACAATGCAAATGCCACTGCATACTTGAACAGCTGCATTGAGCAGTGGTCTAGGCATAAGTTTGACTCTACTGtttgttgtgatcacaacacaACAAACTTTGTGGAGTCATTCAATGCATGCACAAAGCCCTTCAGAGACATGCCTGTCTTCTCATTATTGGAAGGTATAACTCTTCTAAtcatattcatgcataatattacCCCTGAACACACTCTCATTCAGTTTAATAAAATCGCGgacccttttctttttcttctctcaTTTTTTGGAACACACTCTCATTCAAATTCAACAAACTCTCTTCTCTTCTCCATTCTCACTCCTCATACTCCATCTCTACACCATTCTTGCTTGATTTCTCACATTAATTTCACTCTCAACCTCTTCACATTCACAAATTCATCACTATCCCAAACC GTTGTCATGATGTCTAAACGATCAAAGAAGGGTCCCAATGCCCCGACCAACAAGAGGAAGGCTCCACCCCCTCCGGACTTTGAGACTTACGACATTGAGTTCCAAGAACAAAGATCGTTGGGCTACTTTGAGGAGTTGTCTAAAAGGACCATCCGCCCAACCAAGTTCTACCATGAGAAAACCGTAAAGGATTTGGGCATTTAA